The following coding sequences lie in one Lolium perenne isolate Kyuss_39 chromosome 2, Kyuss_2.0, whole genome shotgun sequence genomic window:
- the LOC127323732 gene encoding uncharacterized protein, producing MLPLHLIEEILLRLPPDDPGCLFRASAVSKPWRSSVTCSSFGSRYREFHGTPPLLGFFEVDRAFGCWFAPSSPTSPLPPTHPDPRELFVLDSRHGLVLLRTPGWRKDEPTVSLIVWDPVGRRQWEFPPPEFADDIAYDNAVVLCADDHLGFTVVYVGTDGGPGTPYASVFSSQTRAWSAVATIPDKYLEILRCGPKALLGNVLYFCGCDNLVLRYDLFSRQLSIIEGPIRSCDYYVLVKTEEGVLGWATMEEESELCLWSMETAPNGAVAWTQRTVVKFDNPCGLLGFLDGPGVFYLNTASCIFTVELKSGRVNKISISRFSLGSYLKPTLFPYMSFYTPDQAGTRTLSSTMASSSDGQVGNEQGKGDEGDGWLEVSAEKECDDEEEEHQEEKAMQELFDKWPKAFKDGDFVFAVDFFRRTLKIRVARHGKLSPKCFSTYVKYGRALLGNTILKTESASNQESVEGITMQNDTRHSQDLDLAWRMFHVTRSSDLDLPWRMLHVARSILEKSPGSTMEKVEILATLAEVSMQGEDIAYSLNACFKALAILEHLVELEHRHIFVLNLQIRFAFEMESKIGDVKAISLCKSHIEGLKRANEDFLADKGDDASATENRSYTLAKCIEYLTEKLLRALEKKIQLEDLEEAISTPVSEAIGAQNVGNDVPRAESLASLQCSGPSKPMPTGRTITNLEVAGRGIKRANVKQASSEPSPKKFAESSPSVQVDSSNSSDGHLSASDSDGSVSE from the exons ATGCTTCCCCTCCATCTCATCGAGgagatcctcctccgcctcccaCCGGACGACCCCGGCTGCCTCTTCCGCGCCTCCGCCGTCTCCAAGCCATGGCGCAGCAGCGTCACCTGCTCCAGCTTCGGCAGCCGCTACCGCGAGTTCCACGGGACGCCGCCCTTGCTTGGCTTCTTCGAGGTCGATCGCGCCTTTGGCTGCTGGTTCGCTCCCTCGTCCCCCACCTCCCCCTTGCCCCCGACCCATCCCGACCCCCGTGAACTCTTCGTCCTCGACTCCCGCCACGGCCTCGTCCTCTTAAGAACTCCTGGCTGGAGGAAGGATGAGCCCACGGTGAGCCTCATCGTCTGGGACCCCGTCGGCCGCCGCCAGTGGGAGTTTCCACCTCCGGAGTTCGCCGACGACATCGCCTACGACAACGCCGTGGTGCTTTGCGCCGACGACCACCTCGGCTTCACCGTCGTCTACGTGGGCACCGACGGTGGCCCCGGGACCCCCTACGCCTCCGTCTTCTCTTCACAGACTCGTGCCTGGAGCGCTGTTGCCACTATCCCTGACAAGTATCTCGAAATCCTCAGATGTGGGCCCAAAGCCCTCCTAGGGAATGTGCTCTACTTCTGCGGCTGTGACAATCTAGTTCTGCGCTACGACTTGTTCAGCCGCCAACTATCAATCATCGAGGGGCCCATACGCTCGTGCGATTATTATGTCCTCGTCAAAACGGAGGAAGGCGTGCTTGGATGGGCAACAATGGAGGAGGAATCTGAGCTTTGCTTGTGGTCCATGGAGACTGCTCCTAACGGAGCTGTGGCATGGACACAACGCACAGTCGTCAAGTTTGACAACCCCTGTGGCCTGCTTGGCTTTCTCGACGGACCTGGTGTCTTTTACCTCAACACAGCAAGTTGTATCTTCACGGTTGAGCTTAAGTCAGGCCGAGTCAACAAGATATCCATCAGCCGTTTCAGTCTCGGTTCCTATCTCAAGCCGACTCTATTTCCCTACATGAGCTTCTACACTCCAG ATCAAGCTGGGACCAGAACACTGTCATCAACcatggcctcctcctccgacggGCAGGTGGGAAATGAGCAGGGGAAAGGGGACGAGGGGGACGGATGGTTGGAAGTGAGCGCCGAGAAGGAgtgtgatgatgaggaggaggaacaccagGAGGAGAAAGCTATGCAGGAACTGTTTGACAAGTGGCCCAAAGCCTTTAAGGATGGGGACTTTGTCTTTGCTGTAGACTTCTTCCGGCGCACCCTCAAGATCAG GGTGGCACGTCATGGTAAACTTTCTCCAAAGTGTTTCAGCACATATGTCAAATATGGACGTGCTTTGCTAGGCAATACTATACTCAAGACCGAGAGTGCATCAAATCAAGAATCGGTGGAGGGTATAACCATGCAAAATGATACTAGACACTCACAAG ATTTGGATCTGGCGTGGAGGATGTTTCATGTTACAAGGTCGTCAGATTTGGATCTGCCGTGGAGGATGTTGCATGTTGCAAGGTCAATACTTGAAAAGAGTCCTGGTAGCACTATGGAGAAAGTTGAAATCCTTGCTACTCTTGCTGAAGTCTCAATGCAAGGAG AAGACATAGCCTACTCTCTCAATGCCTGCTTCAAAGCTTTAGCCATcttggagcatttggttgagctTGAACATCGTCATATTTTCGTTCT AAACTTACAGATACGTTTTGCCTTCGAGATGGAATCCAAGATTGGAGATGTGAAGGCTATTTCATTGTGCAAGTCGCACATAGAGGGCCTGAAAAGGGCCAATGAAGATTTCTTGGCTGATAAAGGTGATGATGCATCTGCTACTGAAAATCGCTCGTACACTCTAGCCAAGTGCATCGAGTATTTGACTGAAAAATTATTGCGTGCACTAGAGAAGAAG ATTCAGCTTGAAGACCTGGAGGAAGCAATATCAACGCCAGTCTCAGAGGCAATTGGTGCGCAGAATGTTGGAAATGATGTGCCAAGAGCTGAATCTTTGGCTTCTTTGCAATGTTCCGGACCAAGCAAACCGATGCCTACTGGTAGGACCATAACCAACCTTGAGGTTGCAGGCCGAGGCATCAAACGAGCTAATGTCAAGCAGGCCTCTTCTGAGCCTAGTCCCAAGAAGTTCGCAGAGAGCTCTCCATCTGTACAAGTTGATAGCAGCAACAGCTCAGATGGTCATCTCTCAGCATCAGACAGTGATGGCTCTGTATCAGAGTAG